The segment ATTCTTCTAAAACAAATGAAAATATATTCTGATCAATTAAATTTTGAACATGCAGCTTCAATTAGAGATCAACTTAGAAGTTTAGCTCAAGTTAGTCAGTCACAGAAAGTCACTCTGCCAGACTCGACTATTAGCCGAGATGTTGTGGCTTTTGCCTCCAGCAAATCAATATGTTGTATACAGTTATTTCAAATGCGTGCTGGTAAATTAGTTGGACGCATTGGCTACATTTATGATTCAATAAATCTAAATTCAGACGTTATCATTAGGAAATGTTTAGAAGAACATTATAGTTATGTTGATTCCGTCGAAATACCTCCAGAGATACTTATTCAAATAGATATACCTCAACTTGAATATTTCCAAGAATGGCTTTCAGAGTTGGGAGGTAAAAAAATAAAAATACATAAACCCAAGCGCAGTGAAAAAAAAGATTTAATTGAGCTTGTTAGAAAAAATGCCTTTTTAGAACTCAATAGAATATCTGAGGGGCAATCAAGGCAGAATGAAGCTATTGAGGATTTGGCTCAGGCTTTAGAATTGAATCAACTGCCAAGAAGAATAGAGGGATATGATATAAGTCACCTTCAAGGTTCAAATGCAGTAGGTTCTCAGGTGGTTTTTGTAGAGGGTATACCTGCTAAACAACATTATAGAAAATATTCTATAAAAAGCTCTTCAATAAGTAGTGGACATAGCGATGATTATATGGCATTAGCTGAAGTTATACGTAGGAGATTTAGGAGATGGTCGAGGTTTAAATCAGAAGGCTTAGATTTAAGTAATATAAAAAATCTCAAAAAAAGCAAACTTGATCCTTTGCTTATTACCGACTGGCCAGATTTAATAATGATTGATGGAGGGAAAGGTCAGTTAAAGGCTGTTGTTGAAGCTTTAAGAGAGTTAAATCTTGAATCTGATATCAATGTTTGTTCATTAGCTAAGAAAAACGAGGTCGTTTATGTACCAGGCGAAAAAAATTTCTTAGATACAGACAAAGATCAGATAGGTATACAGCTTTTGCGAAGAGTTAGAGATGAAGCACATAGGTTTGCTTTAAGTTACCATAGACAAAAGAGGTCGTTATCTTTAAAGAGATCAGAGTTAATTGATATCCCTGGCTTAGGCCCCAAAAAAATACGTTTGTTGTTATCACACTTTCATTCTGTTAACGCTATACAATTGGCAACTATTGATGAGATATCTTCTATATCAGGATTTGGGAATGACACAGCATTATCTATTTGGAAGTATTTCCATCCTTAATAAATATTCTGTATTAGCTAGCATTTGATAACTATTGTTTAATAAGCTATGTATATAAATTTAGCTACTTCTATCTTAATTTAATATAATTATGTATATATTTAATTTTAGCATGAACCTGCCTCCAGAGGCTTACTTATGGTTTAAAGCTCTCCATATAATTGGTGTTGTTGTTTGGTTCGCAGGTTTGTTTTATCTTGTTAGGCTTTTCATTTATCATACAGAAGCTAAGGAATTATCACCAGACATAAAAGAAGCATTTGATAAACAGTATTCCTTAATGGAACTTAGGCTCGCCAATATTATTACTACGCCTGGAATGATTCTAACTGTAACTATGGCGGCAGGTCTTTTGTATATGCAACCAGCATGGCTCAATCAATTGTGGATGCAAGCTAAGTTGTTATTCGTTTTAGCCTTGCTTTTGTATCACTTTTTCTGTTATCGTATTATGAATAAACTCCAGAAGAATGATTGCGGATGGTCAGGTAAGCAATTAAGAGTTCTGAATGAATTACCTACTTTGTTATTGGTTAGTGTTGTTATGCTTGTTGTGTTTAAAAATAATTTTCCAACTGGAGCCGCTACTTGGTTTATCGTAGCACTAATAATATTTATGGCTTTATCTATCCAATTCTATGCTAGATATAGACGTTTATTACAAGAAAAATAATTCATTAATATGAAAAATGATGTCTCAACATTAAGAAATCTACTACTACAAGTTAATCCACAAAGTTGTCCTAACGATATTAATTTTCATTGCCATACAATATATAGTGATGGCAGCATGAGACCCGAGGAGTTAATTCATCAAGCATGTTTAAATAATGTTCGCAACATAGCAGTAACAGATCATCACTCCATTCACTCTTTCCCATTAATTACTAATTGGTTATTTCAGCATAATTCTATTTACAATTCAATTAATTTTTGGAGTGGTATTGAGATCAGTTGTTTATTGAAAGGATGCCTGGTTCATGTATTAGGTTTAGGTTTTGATCCAACTTCATCCTATTTAAAGCCATACACAACAGGAGATGCACCTCAAGGAGTTCATCTTCATGCCTCCAATGTTATCAGCTCTATTCGCAACGCTTCAGGCCTTTCTATTTTGGCTCATCCAGCTCGATATAGACTTAACTACAAGGAACTAATACTAGAAGCACATTCTCTTGGTATAGATGGAGTGGAAACTTGGTATGATTATGATATGTCTGCTCAATGGAAGCCAACAATGTATTTGTGTAGTTCTATTGACAAACTTGTCAAATCATTAGATTTGTTATCTTCTTGTGGCACTGATTCTCACGGTTATTCTTTATTTTCTAGGTAATACTCTAGCTTTGATATCTTTCTAGTTCGATAATCTTCTCTGATTGATTTATTATCCTCTTGAGATTATCTAAATCTTCATCAGAAGCAGACTTCCAAAGTTTTCTGTTATGAGATTCTAATAACCTTTCAGCCATATCTCTCAAGACCCAAGGATTCTCTTTGGACAGAAATTCGCTTACTTTCTCATTGATTAACCAATGCTTATAAATACCCTTATAGCACCAATCAGGAACACATTCAGAAGTTGCATCGTATGCAAACAAATAATCTAAACTAGCAGACATTTCAAATGCTCCTTTATATCCATGACTCATAATTCCATTTATCCACTTAGGGTTTAGTAATCTAGTTCTTACTACTTTATCAATTTCTTTTTCTATTCTGTGAACCTTTGGCTTGCTAAAGTTTGCATTATCTGAAAAATATATATTAGTTTTACTCTTAGTTACTCTTTCTACGGCACTTGCTAATCCTCCATGGAACTGATAATAATCATCTGAATCTAAAATATCATGCTCTCTATTGTCTTGGCTATGTAACACTACCTGAACTCTTTTCAAGCAATTCTCCAATTCTATTTTTGATGGCTTTTGTGTCTCTGAATCTTTATAGATATATTTACTCCATTCTAAATACGTATCAGCCAGATCATTCTTATTATTCCAATTCCCTAGGTTTATTAGTTCTTGAAGACCAGCGCCATATGTTTCTGGAGCACAACCAAATACTCTTTCATGAGAACCTCCTTCTTTAACAATTTTTGCTAGTGGGTTAATTTCTGAACTTTCATCTAGTGATGCAATAACCTTTTGAGCCTCGCAAACTAAATTTATAAGGTTCGGGAAGGCATCTCTAAATAAGCCAGAGATTCTAAGTGTTACATCTACTCTAGGCCTTTCTAGAACTGAATAAGGGATTGCCTCTACTCCTATTACTCTTCTAGTTGATGAGTCCCAAATAGGTTTAACTCCCATTAATGAGAACATCTGCGCAATCTCTTCACCTCCATTTCTCATAGTAGATGTTGCCCATACAGACATAGCTAAATTCGATAAATTCTCACCGTTTTCTAGGCGGTATAAATCAATTATTTTTTGCGCACTTCTTTTACCAAGATCCCATGCTGATTCTGTTGGTAAACCTCTGAGATCTACACTATAAAAATTACGTCCAGTAGGTAATACTTCTGCCTTGCCACGTGATGGAGCACCTGAAGGCCCACTTTTAATTCTATGACCTTTTAAGCAGGATAATAATGCTTCTTTCTCTTTATTAGGAGATATTTTTAATTTCTTGATAATTTTATCACTTATATATTGAACAATCTCTGAATTTTCAGAGTCATCAATAAATTTATTTGCTATATAAGTTTGTTTTGTGTGCCTACTCCGTTTTTTATTACTATCTTCTTGACCATTTATCCTACTTACTAATAATTCTATTATCTTTAGGGAAATATCATTAATAATTGTAGTCCCATCTCCTATAATTCTTGGTTTTTTAATCGAATAATTAGATAGACTCTCAATATCGTTCTTTAGTAATAATTCCCCTTCTTTGTCAGACCAAGGGTCGAATTCCAGACCAATGTATTCAGATAATGATTGAGAAAGACCTTTATGGAATAATCTAGGTGCGAGAGAAATACATAATGACATTTCACACAGTTTAGAGTACTCAAGGTCTTTACCAAATATGTGGAGACCTGTCCTGATTTGAGATTCTTTTAATTCACAAAGATATGTTTCTATATTTTCTAGAAGTGATTCAAATTCGATAGTTGGTGATTTGTTTAACTTGTCAAACAACTTACTGTTTGATAGGTTGTTGCTCTTAATTAATGAAATTAGTTTATTTCTTATCTCCTCTATTCGATTAGAAGAAACAAGAATTGCCTCTTGGTATTCATCTATAAGCGTCTCTATTAAAATTAGATCTCCGTATAATTTTGCCATTCCTATAGGAGGGGTCAAATGATCTATTATTACCGCTTGAGTACGTCTCTTTGCTTGGGATCCCTCTCCTGGATCATTAACAATGAAAGGATATAGATGTGGAATATTTGGCAAGGCAACTTCTGGAAAGCATTCCTTACTTAAACCAACACTTTTGCCAGGGAGCCATTCCACGGTACCATGTTTCCCAAAGTGAATTATACAATCCGAATTGAATACTTTATCAATCCATATATATTGAGCTAAATAATTATGGTTTGGAGGTAGATCTGGAGAATGTATATCCTTTAGATTATCTTGCTCATACCCCCTAGATTGCTGGATTAATATGCATACATTGCCAAATCTAATACCATGGATAGGATAACCCTTTTCTTCAAGTTGCAAATTATTGTTTGGTTCACCCCATTTTTTTACTATTTTTAACTTAGTAATATTATCATTAAAATTCCATTCATTCATATATTCATCTAAGGTTAAATAATCAAGTGGTTTCCTGTTAAAAGATTCTGGAGAGTTTGTTCTTTTTGATAATATTAGTTTCATTAATTCTTTTCCATTATCTGGGATTACCTTTTCTCCTAAATAATAACCATCCTCTTTCAACCAGCTTAATACTTTTACTAGGCTTTGAGGTGTATCTAGACCTACACCATTTGCGATCCTTCCATCCTTTATAGGGTAATTAGCCAGTATTAAAGATATTTTTTTCTCTGAATTCTCCTTTTCAGATAAGCAAAGCCATGATTTAATATGTTTTACAATCCATTTTATACCGAAGTCACTTACTTTATAATTCTCTATAGTTATTGACAAGCTATCATTTTTAGTTAACTTTTCTCTAAAAGCTCCGATTCTAGTAGTTATTCTTCCATCGAGTTCTGGTAATACGATTTGCAGTGAAAAGTCTATTGGAGTTAAACCTCTATGTGAACTTAACCATTGTTTCTTATTCCTATTTGATATGAGTAATTGAAATATAGGCTTGTTTAATTCGTCCCATATTAATCCTTCTGAATATATCTCCTCTGAATTAACAGTAGCAAATGACGTGGTACTAATTACACAATTAACTTTTTCTACTTGAAATAATTCAAGGACTTTTTTCTGTATTTCTTTGTCTTTTAAACTACTTACCCAAAGTGCCCTAGGAACAAGACCATTATTTCTTAATTCTTTATTTAACCTTTCTATAAGTTCTACATTCCCTGCCTGCAAGTATGAAGTATATAAAATGATACCTACCCTATTTCCTTTTTCTTCTTTCCAATCCCATATTTGAGGATCATCTACTTGTGTAATATTTATTGTTGAAGTTGAAATGCTTTTATCAAGCAGTATTTGTTCTATTACTCTTAAGAATTCTTCTAAATTCATTAATCCCCCTATTCTGATTAATCTTCCAAGTATTAGGCTTAGTTTCAAAGGTATATTGCTTATTCCATTTAGTTCTATTTCATGATCTTTTGTTCCTGATAGAACAATTAATTTTCTAGTACTATCTTCTCTACTCCATTGTTTAAGTTTTTCTAGTCCATACGACCAATGCCCTTTTCCTCCTAAAATTCTGACAATAATTATCTTTGCATATAATGCTGTTGTGGAAACATAGTGATCGATTTGAGCCTTATGTGTTAGATATTCCAGTGGCAATGCCCTTAATCGATTGCCCCAGTGCTCATTTTGTTCTTTATTGAGAACTTTCGCTAATGTGGAGATGTCAGTCCTGGCACTTGTAAGTAGAAGTACCGGAGCTGAAGGCTGTTCTACAAGTGCTAAATTCTCAGAGGAGTCTTCACCTGGGAGACTGGCTATGCGGTGCATTAGATCATTTACCTCAATCCTTTCTTATGCGAAAAAGTGGAAAGTGCAAAAATTCTATTTTGGCGGTACTGAACAGTGATGCATGATTTTTTGCCTTTTGCTTGGTTTAGGGGTGAATGTATACCCTTTGATAATGCAAAGGTTTCTATAGCAACTCATGCTCTTCATTATGGTACTGCTGCGTTTGGAGGTATGCGAGCTATACCTGATCCAAAATCCCCAGGGGTTTTTCTTTTTTTTAGAGTTGATAAACATATCAAGAGGTTGTGCCAGAGTGCAAAATTACTCTTAACTGAGCTTGATGAGGAAGAAGTACTTAGAAGTCTTACTTTGTTCCTCAGAGCCAATAAACCTAATAAACCTATATATATAAGACCTTTCGTATATACAAGTGACTTGGGAATAGCCCCTAGACTGCACAATATTGAAACAGATTTCTTCATATATGGCTTAGAACTTGGAGACTATTTGTCTCCTGAAGGAGTTACCTGCAGAATAAGCAGTTGGACGAGACAGCAGGATTGTTCATTACCTTTGAGAGGGAAAATAAGTGGAGCTTATATCACGAGCTCATTAGCCAAAACAGAAGCAACGTTAACAGGCTTCGATGAAGCTTTGCTTTTAAATTCACAAGGTAAAGTTAGCGAGGCTAGTGGTATGAATTTATTTATAGTTCGAGATTCTAACCTAATTACGCCCGGAGTAGATCAAGATATTTTAGAAGGTATTACAAGAGCTAGTGTTATTGAGTTAGCTAAAGATATGGGTATTAAGGTTATAGAAAGACCTGTAGATAAGACAGAGTTATTTATTTCAGATGAAGTATTCCTAACTGGTACAGCAGCAAAGATAACACCAATAAAAAGAATCGAATCAACAGTATTAAATAGCCAACGCCCTATAATGTCAAAAATACGTAATAGACTTATTTCTATAACTGAGGGTAATTCAGATAAATTTGATTCATGGGCTAATAGAATAAAAGTTGACTAAAATGATCACATTCAATAACTTTATATTGCTAAACTATTTGCACATATATATTACGTAGTTACTACATATAAATATGGACTTTCGTTCTCATCTTTCAAAAAATAATACAGTATTAGTCTTTGACGGTGCAATGGGAACTGCACTCCAACAGCAAGAATTAACAGCAAAGCAATTTGGTGGCAATAATCTTGAAGGCTGTAATGAGGCTCTTATTCTAAATTGCCCTTCAGCAGTAGAAAAAGTTCATCGCGATTATCTTCATGCTGGATGTGATGTTATCGAAACTAATACTTTTGGAGCAACTTCAGTTGTACTTTCAGAGTATGGTTTAGAGAGTCAAGCTTATAATATAAATCTTTTAAATGCCAAGTTAGCAAAATCAATCGCAGCAGAATTCTCTACTGTAGAAAAACCAAGATTCGTTGCTGGTTCAATAGGTCCTACTACTAAGTTGCCTAGTTTAGGTCATATAACCTTCGATGAAATGACATTAAGTTATAAAGAGCAGATAGAGTCTTTATTAGAAGGTGGTGTTGACTTATTAATTGTTGAGACTTGTCAGGACGTATTGCAAATTAAATCAGCTCTAAAAGCAATTTACTCTGTTCAAAAAACTCACGGTATAAATATACCTAAGATGGTCTCTATAACAATGGAGACTACAGGTACTATGTTAATTGGTACCGAGATATCAGCAGCTCTTACAATTCTTGAGCCATTTGATATTGATATACTAGGATTAAATTGTGCAACAGGCCCTGAACAAATGAAGGTACATATTAAGTACCTTTCTAAACACTCTCCTTTTATAACTAGTTGTATTCCTAATGCAGGATTACCTGAAAATGTTGGAGGAAAAGCTCACTATAGATTAAAACCTTTAGAATTAAAAATGCAACTTATGCATTTTATAAATGATTTAGGAGTTAGAGTTGTAGGAGGTTGCTGTGGTACTACACCTGAACATATTAGATCTCTATGTGAACTAGTTGATGAAGTAAAGATTTTAAATACTTTAGAGTCTAAATCTTCAAGGATTATTGAACCATCTGCTTCATCCATTTATGAGAAAACTAATTTTAAACAGGACAACTCATTTTTAATAATAGGAGAACGTTTAAATGCAAGTGGATCTAAAAAAGTAAGAGAACTTCTTAATAATGATGATTGGGATGGTTTGGTTTCAATAGCAAAAAACCAGTTGAAAGAGAATGCACATATATTAGACGTCAATGTCGACTATGTAGGCAGAGACGGAGTCTCTGATATGCATAATCTTGTTTCAAAACTAGTTACTAATATCAACCTCCCATTAATGCTTGATTCGACTGATTCAGAAAAGATGGAGAGTGGTTTAAAGATAGCAGGAGGTAAATGTATTCTTAACTCTACGAATTTTGAAGATGGTCCCACTAGATTTCTTAATATATTAGACCTAGCTAAAACTCATGGTTCATCAGTAGTTATTGGTACTATTGATGAAGACGGAATGGCCAGAACTTCTCAAAAGAAATTTACTATTACACAGAGGTCATATGAAGCAGCAATAAATTATGGTATTAAACCATCAGATCTATTTTTTGATCCCTTAGTTCTCCCAATTACTACTGGAATAGAGGAAGATAGAAGTAATGCTAAGGAAACTATTACAGCTATACAACAGATTAAGTCAAAGTTTTCTGATGTAAATATTGTTTTAGGAATTTCTAATGTTAGTTTTGGATTAACCCCACCAGCTAGAGCTACTCTAAATTCAGTATTTCTGTCTGAATGTATTAAAGCAGGTTTAGATTCAGCGATAATTTCACCATCAAAGATAATTCCTTTAAATAAAATTAAGAAGGAGAATTTAAAAATATGCCTCGATCTAATTTATGACAAGAGAGTATTTAAAGATACTATCTGTACATATGACCCATTGACAGCATTAACTACTGCTTTTGATGGGGTTACAAATAAGTCACTCTCTTCTACAAAAGATCTTAATTTATTGCCTATAGATGAAAGACTAAAAACACATATTATTGAAGGGGAAAAACAGGACCTTAAAGAAAATTTATTTGAAGCACTTCGTGATTACAAACCGCTAGAGATAGTTAATACCTTTCTTTTGGATGGAATGAAAGTAGTTGGTGAATTGTTTGGTTCAGGACAAATGCAACTACCTTTTGTTTTACAATCAGCCGAGACAATGAAATATGCTGTATCGATACTTGAACCTTATATGGAGAAAACAGAAGACCTTAACTCTTCAAAGGGAAAATTTCTTATAGCAACTGTTAAAGGAGATGTTCATGATATAGGTAAAAATCTAGTAGATATAATTTTAAGTAATAATGGCTATGAAGTGATTAATTTGGGTATAAAACAGGACATTTCTTTAATTATAGAAGCTCAAAAGAAATTTAATGCTGATTGTATAGCAATGAGTGGCCTGCTAGTTAAATCTACTGCTTTCATGAAGGATAATTTACAAGCCCTAAATAAAGCGGATATATCTGTACCTGTTATTTTAGGAGGAGCAGCACTTACCCCTAAATTTGTTAATCAAGATTGTAATTCTGTATATAATGGTGTTGTGATCTATGGCAAGGATGCATTTACAGACTTAAGGTTCATGGATTTATATATGTCAGCAAAATCTAATTCAAAATGGGATAATCTTCAAGGATTCTTAGAATCATGTGATGAACATAATGATATTCTTCCTAAGGCTAGTACAACTTCTTCCTCTAATAATAATAATAATAAACAGGCTTCTAAAAAATTTAATATGAAGACCACTTTTCATCGATCTTCTTTTATTAATATAGAGCCATCAATTTCTCCTCCTTTTACAGGTTCCAAAGTTATTCAATCTGACAATCTGCCTATTGATTTATTTTCATCTTATTTAGACCTTAATGCTCTTTTCTCTAGTCAATGGCAATTAAAGAGAACAAAAAATCAATCAAAATCAGAATATCAGGATTTTCTCAGTTCAAAAGCTGTCCCAATATTAAATAAATGGCTATTAAAAATACAAGAAGAAAAACTTGTTAACCCATCACTTGTATATGGCTATTTCCCATGCGGTAGATTTCAAAATTCTTTAAAGGTATTTGATGAACAAGCTAGTGAATATTTAGGAGAATTCCAATTTCCTAGACAAAAATCTGGAAATAGACTGTGTATTTCTGATTTCTTTTCTGATCTTAGAAATGACAAACCTATAGACTTTCTACCCATGCAGGCAGTTACTATGGGCCATAAGGCTAGTGAATTTGCTGAACAACTATTTAGAGAAAATAAGTATACGGACTATTTATATTTTCATGGTCTTATTGTCCAACTAGCAGAAGCACTAGCGGAATATAATCACTCTTTGATTAGAAAGGAATGTGGGTTCTCTAAATTTGAACCCGCTGAACTTAAAGCGATTTTAGCTCAGAAATATAGAGGTTGTAGATATTCATTTGGCTATCCAGCATGTCCAACAGTTAGTGATTCAAGCCTGCAACTTAAATGGCTTGAAGCTTCCCGTATAGGCCTAAGTATTGACGAGACAGACCAGTTACATCCTGAACAGAGTACAACAGCAATAATTGCTTTACATAGTCAGGCCAAGTATTTTAGTGCTTGAAATTTTTAATTTAAGTCAATCATTGCAGAGTTTCTCTAAAGTTTCAATAACTTCTTGCTGAAAATCGTCCATTACATCAGAGTCGCTGAGGTCTATTCCTTCCCCAGCGGCATTTTGAGTAAGTTCTTGAAAATGGAAGGCACCCTCTCCATTTGCTAAGAACTCCATCGCTGAGGTTTCCCCGCTTTCGCGAAATGCATCGCATAAAGCTAAGAAAGCAGCGTCTTCAGAAAACTCCCACTCCATTTAAGAGATATTACTGTTTGATCTTTAAACCTTTACCCCCCGCACTCGTCAACCTTATTTCAGCAGAATGTGTCACTATTTTGTAATTTCAAAGTCATATTCTGGTCATGCTAATTGTCTAATCCCTTTCCCTGAAAGGGATTTTCACTTTTTTGCCTAATTAGGCGAATTTGCAATTTTTAAATGGAGAATATTTCTAGTTTTCATTCTTTAGGTCTATGTTTTGATCAGTTCCAAAACAATCTACAAAAGGTCTTCTCATATCATTTGCTTAAACCCATCTGGAATGAGATAGGCAGGCCTCCCATTTGCCTCGCTATTCGTTTAGAGGGATTAAGAAGACATTTTGAGCCCATCTGTATCCAACATCAACTATTAAAGCTCTTAAGGATGGCTTTGTGATCGAGTAAAGCTTTTAGTTAAGGCTCAGTCGTTAGTCATTTTGAGCGATATAAATCTTAGAGATTCGCCATTTTAAAATTTGTTAAATCGCACTAATTTATTTGATTTCATTTAAATATGATAGAAATCTCATTAATCTTGCTCTATTAATCATTATATTTTGCTATAAGCAAAAGGTTTTCCTTTCCCGATTTAAATAGGCAAGTGACACATGAATTATTCTGGAATAAAGCATTAGAGTTAACGAAAACAGCAATTGCTGTCAAATCCTTAATACCTTTAGAAACTTTAACTAGATATTTTCCTAATACAAGAGAAGAAATATTCGAAATACGTACCCTTGTCTCTAGTTATACTCCTAACACGCTTAATTATGGACCTCATCACAATCCTTTTCATCCTTGGGATACTAATTTAGAAATATCTAATATATTAGACAAGCATGTATTAATTTTGAATAAGTATCCTGTTCAGCCAGGTCATATGTTGTTAATTACAAAAAATTGGGAGCCACAGGATGGATGGCTAACTCTTAATGATTGGAGTGCTCTATCCAAAGTCAATGAAGATACCAAAGGTTTATGGTTTTTTAATAGTGGTCCGTTAGCTGGCGCGAGTCAACCTCACAGGCATTTGCAACTTCTTAGAAGAACAACAGAATCACCTGCTTGCCCCAGAGATAATTGGTTTACTAATCTGTTAAATTCATCAACAATTTCTGATTCAATACTTTCTAGAAGTTGTGATGTTAGATTAATTAGCCACACTAATCTTTTACATAATGGTGACTACCTTTATGAAAACTATCTAGGAATGTGCAAAAAAATGGATATCGGAAGTCCAGAAAAAGATTTAAAGCCAAAATATCCTTACAATTTATTGATTACTTCTAATTGGATGGCATTAATCAGAAGGTCAAAAGAATGTGCATATGGCTTTAGTATTAATGCTTTAGGATTTGCAGGTTATTTACTTTGCCGTGATAATTCTAATTTAGACTGGCTTGAAAAAAATGGACCTGTCAGTCTGTTGGAAAATGTTGTATTTCCTATTATATAACTATAAGCAAATTTACTGAACTTCTTTATCCCTACTTATTTGCATTTGTAGCGTCTCTATTGATGCATTTAGTGCAGCAATCCTTCGCTCAAGTGAATCTCTGTAATAAATAAGAATTTCCAGTTTACGTTCATGAAGAAAAAGCCTCCTTTTCTGTTTGGTATCGTTTGCAGAACAAAATTCAGTGATCATCTTCTTAATTTTTCTAATATGTATATGTTAATAGGTTATTGCTGCATCTGTGACTTTTCAACTCTAAAAATAGAATTTTTTACGATTTAACTAGAACTATGAAAACTCTTCTCCGACTGAAAAAGACAGTTGTTGTATAAGTACATCTGATGAAACCAACCTTTTACCTTCTACTTGTCCATTTTGAACAATAATCGCAGAGGACTTAGTTTTGACTATTATACCTATACCTTTTTCAATACCTATAATTTCTCCTG is part of the Prochlorococcus marinus str. MIT 0919 genome and harbors:
- the uvrC gene encoding excinuclease ABC subunit UvrC, which translates into the protein MATSLSFKSLIIDKERCKRVLANIPQSPGCYLMRDKEDNLLYIGKSKKLKSRVRSYFNSNAELTPRISLMVRQVFDIEFIVTDTEIEALTLESNLIKSHQPYFNVLLKDDKKYPYLCITWSEEYPRIFITRKRRKRNLKDRFYGPFVDVTSLRQTLFLVKKVFPLRQRPRPLYKDRTCLNYSINRCPGVCQKLISSSDYHQIIKKIAMIFDGRTEELKQILLKQMKIYSDQLNFEHAASIRDQLRSLAQVSQSQKVTLPDSTISRDVVAFASSKSICCIQLFQMRAGKLVGRIGYIYDSINLNSDVIIRKCLEEHYSYVDSVEIPPEILIQIDIPQLEYFQEWLSELGGKKIKIHKPKRSEKKDLIELVRKNAFLELNRISEGQSRQNEAIEDLAQALELNQLPRRIEGYDISHLQGSNAVGSQVVFVEGIPAKQHYRKYSIKSSSISSGHSDDYMALAEVIRRRFRRWSRFKSEGLDLSNIKNLKKSKLDPLLITDWPDLIMIDGGKGQLKAVVEALRELNLESDINVCSLAKKNEVVYVPGEKNFLDTDKDQIGIQLLRRVRDEAHRFALSYHRQKRSLSLKRSELIDIPGLGPKKIRLLLSHFHSVNAIQLATIDEISSISGFGNDTALSIWKYFHP
- the hemJ gene encoding protoporphyrinogen oxidase HemJ — encoded protein: MNLPPEAYLWFKALHIIGVVVWFAGLFYLVRLFIYHTEAKELSPDIKEAFDKQYSLMELRLANIITTPGMILTVTMAAGLLYMQPAWLNQLWMQAKLLFVLALLLYHFFCYRIMNKLQKNDCGWSGKQLRVLNELPTLLLVSVVMLVVFKNNFPTGAATWFIVALIIFMALSIQFYARYRRLLQEK
- a CDS encoding PHP domain-containing protein — translated: MKNDVSTLRNLLLQVNPQSCPNDINFHCHTIYSDGSMRPEELIHQACLNNVRNIAVTDHHSIHSFPLITNWLFQHNSIYNSINFWSGIEISCLLKGCLVHVLGLGFDPTSSYLKPYTTGDAPQGVHLHASNVISSIRNASGLSILAHPARYRLNYKELILEAHSLGIDGVETWYDYDMSAQWKPTMYLCSSIDKLVKSLDLLSSCGTDSHGYSLFSR
- the cobN gene encoding cobaltochelatase subunit CobN translates to MHRIASLPGEDSSENLALVEQPSAPVLLLTSARTDISTLAKVLNKEQNEHWGNRLRALPLEYLTHKAQIDHYVSTTALYAKIIIVRILGGKGHWSYGLEKLKQWSREDSTRKLIVLSGTKDHEIELNGISNIPLKLSLILGRLIRIGGLMNLEEFLRVIEQILLDKSISTSTINITQVDDPQIWDWKEEKGNRVGIILYTSYLQAGNVELIERLNKELRNNGLVPRALWVSSLKDKEIQKKVLELFQVEKVNCVISTTSFATVNSEEIYSEGLIWDELNKPIFQLLISNRNKKQWLSSHRGLTPIDFSLQIVLPELDGRITTRIGAFREKLTKNDSLSITIENYKVSDFGIKWIVKHIKSWLCLSEKENSEKKISLILANYPIKDGRIANGVGLDTPQSLVKVLSWLKEDGYYLGEKVIPDNGKELMKLILSKRTNSPESFNRKPLDYLTLDEYMNEWNFNDNITKLKIVKKWGEPNNNLQLEEKGYPIHGIRFGNVCILIQQSRGYEQDNLKDIHSPDLPPNHNYLAQYIWIDKVFNSDCIIHFGKHGTVEWLPGKSVGLSKECFPEVALPNIPHLYPFIVNDPGEGSQAKRRTQAVIIDHLTPPIGMAKLYGDLILIETLIDEYQEAILVSSNRIEEIRNKLISLIKSNNLSNSKLFDKLNKSPTIEFESLLENIETYLCELKESQIRTGLHIFGKDLEYSKLCEMSLCISLAPRLFHKGLSQSLSEYIGLEFDPWSDKEGELLLKNDIESLSNYSIKKPRIIGDGTTIINDISLKIIELLVSRINGQEDSNKKRSRHTKQTYIANKFIDDSENSEIVQYISDKIIKKLKISPNKEKEALLSCLKGHRIKSGPSGAPSRGKAEVLPTGRNFYSVDLRGLPTESAWDLGKRSAQKIIDLYRLENGENLSNLAMSVWATSTMRNGGEEIAQMFSLMGVKPIWDSSTRRVIGVEAIPYSVLERPRVDVTLRISGLFRDAFPNLINLVCEAQKVIASLDESSEINPLAKIVKEGGSHERVFGCAPETYGAGLQELINLGNWNNKNDLADTYLEWSKYIYKDSETQKPSKIELENCLKRVQVVLHSQDNREHDILDSDDYYQFHGGLASAVERVTKSKTNIYFSDNANFSKPKVHRIEKEIDKVVRTRLLNPKWINGIMSHGYKGAFEMSASLDYLFAYDATSECVPDWCYKGIYKHWLINEKVSEFLSKENPWVLRDMAERLLESHNRKLWKSASDEDLDNLKRIINQSEKIIELERYQS
- a CDS encoding branched-chain amino acid transaminase, producing MHDFLPFAWFRGECIPFDNAKVSIATHALHYGTAAFGGMRAIPDPKSPGVFLFFRVDKHIKRLCQSAKLLLTELDEEEVLRSLTLFLRANKPNKPIYIRPFVYTSDLGIAPRLHNIETDFFIYGLELGDYLSPEGVTCRISSWTRQQDCSLPLRGKISGAYITSSLAKTEATLTGFDEALLLNSQGKVSEASGMNLFIVRDSNLITPGVDQDILEGITRASVIELAKDMGIKVIERPVDKTELFISDEVFLTGTAAKITPIKRIESTVLNSQRPIMSKIRNRLISITEGNSDKFDSWANRIKVD